The genome window CGCAGGCCGGGAGCGTCCAGTTGCAACAGATCGCGTCCGCGGAACAAAACGTTTCCGGATACAATGCGCCCCGGCGGTTCCGGGATGAGGCGCAGGATGGACAGGGCGCTCACGGTTTTGCCGCTGCCCGACTCGCCCACGACCGCCAGCGTTTCTCCCGATGCCAGTTGGTAACTGATGCCGTTGACGGCGGGCACCTCGCCTCCGTGGGTGCGGAACGTCACTTTGAGATTTCGAATTTCGAGTTCCGGTGTGGCTGGGGTCATGGGTCCGGGATGAAAGGTGTCAGGGAGATGGGCGCTATCCGGTCACTCGCTGTCACGCAGGGATTTGCGCCAGCCGGCCGCCTGGGCTTCCGCTTCACTGCAAAACCAACGCTCGCCGCGCGATGCATCGACAAAGGTTTTGTCATACCATTCGGTTTCCGGCAGGTGATAGATCATTTCCTGCCGGTCGTTGATGTTGCCTTTGATGTCGCACACGCGGACGGGAGGCGATTGCTCGTCTCTGGTCACCCACTTGCCGACAACGCCGACGGCCACCACCAACGCGACCGTGAGCAGGATCAACCTGCCTCGGCGGCGGGGACGGGGTTGATCGACGACGGTTTCTCTTTCGGCTTCGTCGTCTTCCTCCCCGTCTTCGCGCAGAAAGGGGAGGCGGATGATTTTTTCTCCCAGTGCGCGCAGGGTTTTTTGCTGCTCCTTCATGCTGACGCGTGACTTGGGGTCGTCCATCAATTGATGGTGAAACTCCCGGATCAGGTCGCGCAGCATTTCCTGGACGCCGGGGTCGCCGTGCTTCAGGATCTGCTCGAGTTTTTGTTGCAGTTCGCGGGTGTGGTCGTTTTTGGAATCGTTCATGGTTTATCTGAGTGTGGATGAAATTCCCCGTCACCCAATTCTAATTCCTGCGGGCGTATTTGCAAACCGGGAAAACACCGGTCGGCGCCTCTATCTTGAACCGGATGCCGATTTTGGATATGCTTGACCCCTTTCATGAACCTGGTCTGAAAGCACATACTTAATATGTTGATTTACAGTTGGAACGTCAATGGCATTCGTGCCGTGGCCAAAAAAGGTTTTCCCGAATGGATGGAATCGGCCGCCCCGGATGTGGTGTGCCTGCAGGAAACCAAGGCGCACCCGGAGCAGGTGCCGCCGGAGGTGGCCTACCCGGCAGGCTATGAGGCCTACTGGTGCCCAGCCCAGCGCAAGGGATACAGCGGCGTCGCCGTGTTTTCCAAAATCAAGCCCAGGCAGGTGCATTACGGCATGGGCCTCGAGCGGTTCGACAGCGAGGGCCGCTACCTGCGGCTGGAGTTCCCCAAATTCGACCTGCTCACGGTCTATTTTCCCAATGGCACCAGCGGCGACGAGCGGCTTCAGTACAAGATGGAATTTTACGACGCGTTTCTGGAACATTGCGAAGCGCTCCGTAAAAAGGAGAAGAAAAAGCTGGTGATCTGTGGTGACGTGAACACCGCACACAAACCGATCGACCTTAAAAATCCGAAACAAAACGCAAAGAACTCCGGGTTTCTGCCCATGGAGCGCGCCTGGGTGGATACGTTCGTCGAGCACGGTTACGTGGACACGTTTCGGGAATTTTGCCAGGAGCCGGACCGGTACACCTGGTGGACCTACCGCGCCAACGCGCGGCCCCGGAACATTGGCTGGCGTATCGACTATTTTTTCGTCACCCGCGACCTGCTTCCCAAAGTCAAAAAATCCTTTATCACACCGGAAGTTTTGGGTTCCGATCACTGCCCGATCGGACTCGAAATCGTTTGACGCAGAAATCTGTCTGCACCTGTGATACTCTGGACAGCAATAAGAATCGGACCCTCACCGGGCCCCAGGCGGCCCGTTTTTATTAGAAAGGATCATTCATGAGTTTCGAAGTGGATCGCTCCTACCACGGCTTCAAGCTGGTAAAACAGGAAAAATTGAAGGAATTGAACTCGCTCGCCCTCCAGTTCGAGCACGAAAAAACCGGAGCCGAACTGCTGGTTTTGGAAAACGACGACGACAATAAGGTGTTCAGCGCCACCTTCCGCACGCCGCCTTTCAATGACACCGGCGTGGCGCACATCCTCGAACACAGCGTGCTGTGCGGTTCCAAAAAATTCCCCATTAAGGAACCGTTCGTCGAACTTATGAAGGGCAGCCTGCAAACCTTTTTGAATGCCATGACCTTTCCGGACAAAACCATGTATCCGGTGGCCAGCCGCAACCGCAAGGATTTTTTCAACCTGATGACGGTGTACCTCGACGCGGTGTTTCATCCGAATATCACCGAGGACACGTTCAAACAGGAAGGCTGGCATTACGAACTCGACGCACCGGAAGGCGACATCACCTACAAGGGCGTGGTGTACAACGAGATGAAGGGCGTGTTCTCCAATCCGGAAAGCGTGCTCGACCGCCATCTGGCGCACTCGCTGTTTCCCAAGACGGCTTACGGTTATGAGTCCGGCGGCGATCCGGTAAAAATTCCGCAACTGACGTATGACGAGTTCAAGGAATTTCATCGCAAGTATTACCACCCGACCAACAGCCGCCTGTTCATTTACGGCGACGGCGACACCGATGCGTACCTCAAATATTTGAACGAGGAATACCTCGGCCATTTCGACCGCCTGGAAGTGGATTCGCACATCGGTTTGCAGCGGCGTTTCAGCAAGCCCAAATGGAAGGATGTTCCCTACACGATTTCCAAAAACGAATCGGTGGAAAAGAAAACCTACGTCGTGGTCGGAATGAAACTGGGTAAATCCTCTGACTACGAACACTGCCTGGCGATGGAGATTTTGAGCCATATCCTGCTCGGCAACGCCGCCGCGCCGTTGCGCAAGGCCTTGCTGCAATCCAACCTGGGAACCGAAGTCATCGGCGGCGGCTTCGACGACAACCGCGCCGAGACCCTGTTCGCTGTCGGCATGAAGGGCGCGGAGCGCGAAGATGCGCAGAAGATCCTCGACCTTGCCTTTGCCACGCTGAAAGATCTGGCGGAAAACGGCATCGATGCAAACCAGATCATGGCATCGGTCAACACCATCGACTTCAAGCTGCGCGAAGCCAACTTTGGCGGATTTCCCAAGGGCATCGTGTACAACATTCAGGCTTTGGGATCGTGGTTGTACGACGCGGACCCGATGGGGCATCTCAAATACGAAAAGTTGATGAAAAAAATCAAAAAGAAGATGACCGAGGGTTATTTCGAAGACCTCATTCGCAAGCACCTGTTGGACAACAAGCACCGCAGCGTACTGGTGCTTTATCCCAAACCGGGATTGGGGGAACGGCATGAGGCGAAGCTGCGCAAAGAGCTGCGCCAGCTCAAGGCGAATCTTTCCGACAAGGACATCGAAAACCTGATTCAGGAAACCAAGGCACTCCAGGAAATGCAGATGGCGCCGGATTCCCCGGAAGCGTTGGCCACCTTGCCGCGCATGCACCTGAACGACGTGGAAAAAAAGGTGCCGTCCTTCCCCTGCGAGGTGAAACGAAAAAGCAGCCCGACTGTGCTGTTTCACGACCTGTTCACCAACAACATCGCGTACACGCAGATGTGTTTCAACACCGCCGCGGTGCCGCAGAAGCAGATTCAATATTTATCGCTGCTGGGGCGGATCATTCTGGGGATGGGCACGAAGAAACGCGATTACGTGGAGATGTCGCAGCAGATCGGCATTCATACCGGCGGCATTTCGTCCTCACATTACACGTCCGTCGGGTTTCAGGACCGCAACCGCCTGATGTCGTATATGAATTTCAGCGGTACGGTGTTGATGGAAAAACTTGACGCCTTGTACGACCTGTACGCCGAGTTGTTCACCGAACGCGATTTCAGCAACACCAGCCGGCTGGTCGAGATCATCCGCAGCGCCAAGGCCAACATGGAAGCGTCCATCGTGCCGCATGGCAACCAATACGTTCTGTCGCGCATGCAGGCCTATTATTCGCAGCTGGGCCAGTTCGACGAGTGGACGGACGGCATCACTTATTATCGTTTTCTGGAAGACCTGAATGAGCGCGTTCAGGACGATGCGGAAGGCGTGGCGGAGGAATTCCGCCAGGTGGCGGACAAGGTGCTCACCCGCGACAACCTGCTGATCAACATCACTTCCCCGGCCAAGGATTTTTCGCGCATCGACAAGAAAACGAATCACCTGGTGGACCTGCTGCCGAACGCCTCCCTGCCTGCCGCGCACTATGAGTTCGAGCCGCCTCCCCGCAATGAAGGGTTTTTGACCAGCAGCACGGTGCAGTATGTCGGCAAGGGCGCCAACCTGTATGAGATGGGATACACGTACTCCGGTACGTTCGAGGTGGTCAAGGCGCTGTTGCGCACGGCGTTTCTATGGGACCGCATCCGCGTTCAGGGCGGGGCCTACGGCAGCATGATCAATTTCGATCTGTACACCGGCGACCTCGGACTGGTGTCGTACCGCGATCCCAATCTCAGTGAAACGCTGGACGTGTACGATGAGATCGGCGACTTCCTCGCCAACCTCGACCTGCCCGGCGAAGAATTGGAGAAGATCATCATCGGTTGCATCGGGCGCATGGACCCGCCGCTGACTCCGGATCGCAAAGGCTCGATCTCCCGCGCCGAGTACATGACCGGCATGACGCAGGAGTTCAAGGAAAAGCGGCTGGACGAGTTGATGGCGACCACGCTGGACGATGTGCGCGGCTACGCCGACCTGTTCCACGAAGTGAAAGAGAAGGGCGCGGTGTGCGTGCTCGGCAACGCCGCACGCATCAAAAAAGATGCGTCGCGCTTCGACCATCTGGTCGATGTGTTCAAATGACCGGCCTGTGATTTACGTCAGCGAGCGGGCCGTGTCGAACGCGCGTTCCATGTCCGGCAACTGACCGAGGTCCGGCACCACTTCCATGTAACGGATGACGCCGTCCTTGTCCAGCACCAGCACGGCACGGGCCAGCAGACGGTTTTCATCGATCAACAGACCGCTGGACTTGCCGAAGGTGGCTTCGCGGTAATCGGACAGAAACAGAATGTTGTGGATGTTCGCCTCGTTGGCAAACCGTTTCTGCGCGAACGGCAGGTCGCGGCTGATGGTCACGAGCCGCGCGGTTTCATCCAACCCCTTGTTTTCCTCACTCAAAATGTGCGTCTGCTTCTCGCAGACTTTGGTGTCGATGGACGGCACGATGCTGACGATCGTCACCTTTCCCTTGAACGCGTCTTGAAGGTTCACCATGCCGAGTCCGGTGTCGGGCAGTTGCACGTCCGGCAGCGGTTGGTTGATCTTCAGCGGTTCTCCGGTCAGCGTCAACGGCTTGCCCCCCATGGTGACATTGAAGGTGATCCCGGCCTGGAGAGACGTTGCCAGCAGCGCTGCGGTGATGAATGAAAACAAAATCAGTGAGATTGTTTTTTTCATGATGGATGCCTCGCAAAAGTTGGTGAAAAAGAGTGTGGTTTTGGGCTTAAAGTTGGGATGCCTTCCCGCCATCCGGAGGTTCGGAAAAAGTTTTAATTTTAAAATGTGACGATGGTTGCGCCGTCGCCGCCCTCGTGGCGCTCGCCGGGAGCGAACTCTTTGCCGATGCCGCTGGATGCCAGGTAATCGCGCACCGCCTGTTTGATCTTGCCCATACCGTGACCGTGGACGATGGTCACCTTGGCCAGTTTGTTGACCACCGCCTGACTGAGGAACAGCTCCAGCGCTTCCGTCGCCTCTTCCACGCGCATGCCGCGCAGATCGAGCGTGGTGCGGGGATGCGACTGCGACTCGGTTTCGATCTTGATCGGCGCGGACGCTTGCGGTTTTGCGGAGGGCGAACGCCGGACGTGTCCCCGCAAGCGTTTGGTTTCGACCACGGTGGTCAGGTTGCCCAGGCGCACGCGCACCCGGTCTTTTTTCTCTGGGTTTTCCAGCAGCACGCCGCAGGCATTGTAATCTTCGACCAGAATCTCATCGCCTTCCCGCAACCGGTCCGGCGGCACGTCCCAGCCGTTGCGGTCGGGACCGCTTTCTGCCAGCGGTGTGTGGCCGATGTGGCGCACCTGTTTTTCCGCCTTGCGCAGCGTGGGCAGATCGCGGCTTTGGCGCACGCCTTCGATCAGGGTGCGCAGTTCGCGTTTGGCATCGCGCACGTAATTCTGGATGCGTTTCGCCTTGGTTTTGGCATACTCCTTTTCCTGTGCGCGCAGCGTATCCGTCAACTGCTGCTGCTCGCGTTTGAGCGCTTCGGTGGTTTCCCGGTCGCGGGAGACACCGGCTTTTTCATTTTCAAGGTCGAGTTTTTGCCGGTTGAGTTCCTGCAATAGTTGTTCGGCGCGCCGGTCCTTTTCCGCGTAGATGCGGCGGGCGCGGTCGATGGTTTCCCTAGGCAGGCCGAGCCGCTGCGCCGTTTCCAGTGCCGCGCTGTCTCCGGGCACGCCGAACACCAGCCGGTACGTTGGAGACAGCTTGTCGATATCGAATTCCATGCAGGCGTTCAAAAACCCTTCCTGCGTTTGCGCCAGTGTCTTCAGTGCCAGAAAATGTGTGGACACGAGCGTGGTGAAATTGCGCGCCTTCATCTCCAGAAGGATGGCTTCCGCCAGC of Nitrospina watsonii contains these proteins:
- a CDS encoding insulinase family protein gives rise to the protein MSFEVDRSYHGFKLVKQEKLKELNSLALQFEHEKTGAELLVLENDDDNKVFSATFRTPPFNDTGVAHILEHSVLCGSKKFPIKEPFVELMKGSLQTFLNAMTFPDKTMYPVASRNRKDFFNLMTVYLDAVFHPNITEDTFKQEGWHYELDAPEGDITYKGVVYNEMKGVFSNPESVLDRHLAHSLFPKTAYGYESGGDPVKIPQLTYDEFKEFHRKYYHPTNSRLFIYGDGDTDAYLKYLNEEYLGHFDRLEVDSHIGLQRRFSKPKWKDVPYTISKNESVEKKTYVVVGMKLGKSSDYEHCLAMEILSHILLGNAAAPLRKALLQSNLGTEVIGGGFDDNRAETLFAVGMKGAEREDAQKILDLAFATLKDLAENGIDANQIMASVNTIDFKLREANFGGFPKGIVYNIQALGSWLYDADPMGHLKYEKLMKKIKKKMTEGYFEDLIRKHLLDNKHRSVLVLYPKPGLGERHEAKLRKELRQLKANLSDKDIENLIQETKALQEMQMAPDSPEALATLPRMHLNDVEKKVPSFPCEVKRKSSPTVLFHDLFTNNIAYTQMCFNTAAVPQKQIQYLSLLGRIILGMGTKKRDYVEMSQQIGIHTGGISSSHYTSVGFQDRNRLMSYMNFSGTVLMEKLDALYDLYAELFTERDFSNTSRLVEIIRSAKANMEASIVPHGNQYVLSRMQAYYSQLGQFDEWTDGITYYRFLEDLNERVQDDAEGVAEEFRQVADKVLTRDNLLINITSPAKDFSRIDKKTNHLVDLLPNASLPAAHYEFEPPPRNEGFLTSSTVQYVGKGANLYEMGYTYSGTFEVVKALLRTAFLWDRIRVQGGAYGSMINFDLYTGDLGLVSYRDPNLSETLDVYDEIGDFLANLDLPGEELEKIIIGCIGRMDPPLTPDRKGSISRAEYMTGMTQEFKEKRLDELMATTLDDVRGYADLFHEVKEKGAVCVLGNAARIKKDASRFDHLVDVFK
- the tpx gene encoding thiol peroxidase — encoded protein: MKKTISLILFSFITAALLATSLQAGITFNVTMGGKPLTLTGEPLKINQPLPDVQLPDTGLGMVNLQDAFKGKVTIVSIVPSIDTKVCEKQTHILSEENKGLDETARLVTISRDLPFAQKRFANEANIHNILFLSDYREATFGKSSGLLIDENRLLARAVLVLDKDGVIRYMEVVPDLGQLPDMERAFDTARSLT
- a CDS encoding sunset domain-containing protein encodes the protein MNDSKNDHTRELQQKLEQILKHGDPGVQEMLRDLIREFHHQLMDDPKSRVSMKEQQKTLRALGEKIIRLPFLREDGEEDDEAERETVVDQPRPRRRGRLILLTVALVVAVGVVGKWVTRDEQSPPVRVCDIKGNINDRQEMIYHLPETEWYDKTFVDASRGERWFCSEAEAQAAGWRKSLRDSE
- a CDS encoding exodeoxyribonuclease III; its protein translation is MLIYSWNVNGIRAVAKKGFPEWMESAAPDVVCLQETKAHPEQVPPEVAYPAGYEAYWCPAQRKGYSGVAVFSKIKPRQVHYGMGLERFDSEGRYLRLEFPKFDLLTVYFPNGTSGDERLQYKMEFYDAFLEHCEALRKKEKKKLVICGDVNTAHKPIDLKNPKQNAKNSGFLPMERAWVDTFVEHGYVDTFREFCQEPDRYTWWTYRANARPRNIGWRIDYFFVTRDLLPKVKKSFITPEVLGSDHCPIGLEIV